A window of the Deltaproteobacteria bacterium genome harbors these coding sequences:
- the rlmB gene encoding 23S rRNA (guanosine(2251)-2'-O)-methyltransferase RlmB — translation MKNPSRRDLPRRGFRRDERPASASDTGVGDARIVCGRRAVEEALRAASPVRHLYVLAGSQGGEYRQLVDQARERRVKTSFVDRDGLDRLSAGQRHQGAVAVLDPFAYADPEQLIQEVARNRGLLVVLDSVQDPQNLGAVIRSAEAFGAGGLLIPKDRQAPVTPAAERAAAGATAHLPVARIGNLARMLTHLKEMGYWIVGADANEGIDPERLDLDRPLALVLGSEEKGIRPLNLKQCDARVRIPLTGKVASLNVSVAAGVLLYALAVEKGNR, via the coding sequence ATGAAGAACCCTTCACGGCGAGATTTGCCCCGTCGCGGTTTTCGCAGGGATGAGCGTCCTGCGAGCGCGTCTGATACCGGGGTTGGCGACGCACGCATTGTCTGTGGCCGCCGGGCTGTCGAGGAGGCGCTTCGCGCCGCTTCACCGGTCCGGCACCTGTATGTGCTTGCCGGATCCCAGGGTGGAGAATACCGCCAGCTCGTGGATCAGGCCCGCGAGCGCCGGGTAAAGACTTCATTCGTGGATCGTGACGGCCTGGACCGGCTTTCGGCGGGCCAGAGGCATCAGGGTGCAGTGGCCGTTCTGGATCCGTTCGCCTATGCCGATCCCGAGCAACTCATCCAGGAGGTTGCCCGGAACAGGGGTCTTCTGGTTGTCCTCGATTCGGTGCAGGATCCCCAGAATCTGGGCGCCGTGATCCGCTCGGCCGAGGCGTTTGGTGCCGGGGGCCTGCTGATACCCAAGGACCGGCAGGCACCGGTGACACCTGCTGCCGAGCGGGCGGCTGCCGGCGCCACCGCCCATCTTCCGGTGGCGCGGATTGGCAACCTCGCCCGGATGCTCACCCACCTGAAGGAGATGGGCTACTGGATCGTCGGGGCTGACGCGAACGAGGGGATTGATCCCGAACGGCTTGATCTGGACCGGCCGCTGGCGCTGGTGCTGGGTTCGGAGGAAAAGGGAATCCGCCCGCTGAACCTGAAGCAGTGTGATGCCCGTGTCCGTATTCCGCTGACCGGCAAGGTGGCCTCCCTGAATGTCAGCGTTGCGGCCGGCGTGCTGCTCTATGCACTTGCCGTGGAGAAGGGAAACCGCTGA
- a CDS encoding YfhO family protein translates to MDWIRARAALIRDILVILLSHLLHCLDLYKPYRILFSRDNFHNYLPIRAILHHRLQAGELPLWNPYLYMGIPYLADPVSGVLYPPHWLLALDYDYRMMTTLIVAAHYLLAQILMYGFLRSLKLPGLAAVGGAIVYVTCGYVSMETTAHQMLYAHAWLPGFAWALNTHLGGGRFGLPLAVAACSLMLYGGDPQTLVLALAASGPVVLWRWRGKPLRAAGTLAALALFPFVLYLPVLLPMLDFAAESARSRMQGLPQAIAWSFHPLRLLELFAPNLFGRSIGDLTFWAERPDGPFAGGFYTDSAYMGFATIPFVMGALITGTRRRDLWFWTGLAAAGFLVAMGQHLPFYRWLYDYLPGWRLFRYPERLLIVPSFALAAAWAIATEGLAAGRRGGTIICLLAGAMIPAGLWLTSLGDWLVALGDQKHFFPGRFHVSSTSQGALAVCLLTALVLWLRPVLGGERLMGLLVALVLADTVSASRGPMMTMDARLLRDAPPVVHLFGLGPHRQGPVAHVTDRASVDTYVMAGSAPEGGYRRELRKEFLVRMYLAWETMESAIAGALGYVTPDGPSENSYHLGLYRLKQALPEFDLYRLLGVGFMTSRALGRMSETGWTPLGKATLSGLQVYRAPWPAQPVICPARSETVADFGSLVERARSADFSPETVALFVGGETGTSGNQFEGGPPAAAQNCRVTDWRHERVVIEKDDPAPRWVVYRRAHSKGWKAYLGGKPVPVRLAWGLFPAVQVPEGRHEIVFSYEPDAVALGFWMGAIAWCLWVSWLFGLAIHRRVEIAYRLTG, encoded by the coding sequence GTGGACTGGATTCGCGCAAGAGCTGCCCTGATCCGGGACATTCTGGTCATCCTGCTGTCCCATCTGCTCCACTGCCTGGACCTGTACAAACCGTACCGGATACTTTTTTCACGGGATAATTTTCACAACTATCTCCCGATCCGGGCGATCCTCCATCACCGGCTCCAGGCCGGTGAGCTGCCGCTGTGGAATCCGTACCTCTACATGGGGATTCCCTATCTGGCGGATCCGGTGAGCGGCGTGCTCTATCCGCCCCACTGGCTGCTTGCGCTGGACTATGACTACCGTATGATGACGACGCTGATTGTCGCCGCCCACTATCTGCTCGCCCAGATACTGATGTACGGATTCCTGCGGTCGCTGAAGTTGCCGGGGCTGGCCGCCGTGGGCGGAGCGATTGTCTACGTGACGTGCGGATATGTCTCCATGGAGACCACCGCTCACCAGATGCTGTATGCCCATGCGTGGCTGCCGGGGTTTGCCTGGGCGCTGAACACGCATCTCGGTGGCGGCCGGTTCGGACTGCCGCTGGCGGTGGCGGCATGCTCTCTCATGCTCTACGGCGGCGATCCGCAGACGCTGGTTCTCGCATTGGCGGCGTCGGGTCCAGTGGTGCTCTGGAGATGGCGGGGCAAGCCGTTGCGGGCCGCGGGCACACTGGCGGCCCTCGCCCTGTTCCCGTTCGTTCTGTACCTGCCGGTCCTTCTGCCGATGCTCGATTTTGCCGCTGAATCCGCACGGTCAAGAATGCAGGGCCTGCCGCAGGCGATCGCCTGGAGTTTTCATCCCCTGAGGCTTCTGGAACTTTTTGCTCCCAACCTGTTTGGCCGCTCCATCGGTGACCTGACCTTCTGGGCCGAACGCCCGGACGGGCCCTTTGCGGGCGGGTTCTATACCGACTCCGCCTACATGGGCTTCGCAACGATTCCGTTTGTGATGGGGGCCCTGATTACAGGGACACGCCGCCGGGATCTGTGGTTCTGGACCGGCCTGGCGGCAGCCGGGTTTCTGGTGGCCATGGGACAGCATTTGCCCTTTTACCGGTGGCTGTATGATTACCTGCCAGGGTGGCGGTTGTTCCGGTACCCGGAGCGCCTGCTGATCGTTCCATCATTTGCACTGGCTGCCGCGTGGGCAATTGCCACTGAAGGGCTTGCGGCAGGCCGCCGCGGCGGGACGATCATCTGCCTGCTGGCGGGAGCGATGATCCCCGCAGGATTATGGCTCACGTCACTGGGAGACTGGCTGGTTGCGCTGGGGGACCAGAAACACTTTTTTCCCGGACGTTTCCACGTTTCCAGTACTTCGCAGGGTGCTCTGGCCGTGTGCCTGCTGACAGCACTGGTGTTGTGGCTGCGGCCGGTCCTGGGGGGCGAGCGGCTGATGGGCCTTCTGGTGGCGCTTGTCCTGGCCGATACGGTGTCAGCCAGCCGGGGCCCCATGATGACGATGGACGCACGGCTGCTGAGGGACGCTCCTCCGGTGGTCCACCTGTTCGGACTGGGTCCTCACCGGCAGGGACCGGTCGCGCATGTGACGGACCGGGCATCTGTCGATACCTATGTGATGGCCGGAAGTGCCCCTGAAGGCGGATACCGGCGCGAGCTTCGCAAGGAGTTTCTCGTCCGGATGTATCTTGCGTGGGAGACGATGGAGAGCGCCATTGCGGGGGCGCTGGGTTATGTTACTCCCGATGGGCCGTCGGAAAACTCATACCACCTGGGACTTTACCGGCTGAAGCAGGCCCTTCCGGAATTCGACCTGTACCGCCTGCTTGGCGTGGGTTTCATGACGTCGCGTGCGCTGGGGCGAATGAGTGAAACAGGGTGGACTCCCCTGGGCAAGGCAACATTGAGTGGCCTGCAGGTTTATCGCGCTCCGTGGCCGGCGCAGCCGGTGATCTGCCCCGCAAGGTCGGAAACCGTTGCGGATTTCGGGTCGCTGGTCGAGCGGGCCCGGTCGGCGGATTTCTCGCCGGAAACGGTCGCCCTGTTTGTGGGTGGGGAAACGGGCACGTCCGGTAATCAGTTTGAAGGTGGCCCGCCAGCCGCCGCGCAGAACTGCCGGGTGACGGACTGGCGGCACGAGCGTGTCGTGATCGAGAAGGACGATCCCGCTCCGCGGTGGGTGGTCTACCGGCGGGCACATTCGAAGGGGTGGAAAGCCTATCTGGGTGGCAAGCCGGTGCCGGTGCGGCTGGCCTGGGGGCTTTTCCCGGCTGTCCAGGTTCCGGAAGGAAGGCACGAAATCGTGTTTTCCTATGAGCCAGACGCGGTTGCACTTGGATTCTGGATGGGCGCCATAGCTTGGTGCCTGTGGGTTTCGTGGCTGTTCGGACTTGCGATTCACCGGAGGGTTGAGATCGCTTATCGGCTAACTGGTTAA
- a CDS encoding transglycosylase SLT domain-containing protein, which yields MNRNGFAVWILALAFSGAGAACTWGSRESSTHETPSTASEAFEQIRHAVIAGKYGLAEQLLDANSSRFDDPTTRDRIHFMRGWIALSQRNYPEARRWFERIRDTNTTLQPIALYFRAQSHSLAEDHEHAAELYERLIDSFPGSRRAIEARFNLANVYFRKGRFEDAIQLYEIMQRNPNLQGELYLANRPQVLLNQADSLAALGRGLEALSRYETLYYDFPLTPEADQSSGRIVSIRNELGEPPFSANPSRTLARARQLADNNRSRQAVQELEAVLPALRERGERSWFDGLLALGRALERDRRFPEARNAYRQALAIPGQNTAPVRLRMAHATVRTSEMQGIEMFLGIARDFTDPAVAGEALYHAARFHHVAPRIAEAKSLYEQINARFPKSDWAHAARFQLGWLDYLAGDYPSAIAWFEKTNEGRTSGEEYERAFYWQARALEKTGRTDEADAIYSRLWNGQNWHYYGALARGRLDRLPADRIFAQMLPEDGQPLPLAPAPLRQEPELAQLALAFSGLRRESVLTAMELLVLGLTSEAGDELDFVAQGNPPGEQVSRLLPLLEEAGDYRRLRTWGWNSLGKPSVPEIANVRSWRALYPRAYLEPVNAMAQKNALDARFILAIIREESAYDPMAASPANAHGLMQLIPETANQVAKSLKLGKVDLNGLRTPDQNILLGSTYLRQLIREFDGNVVYAVASYNGGPHNLRRWHERFGNLEADEFTEEIPFRETRNYVKKIFKSWSNYRLLYGPDGERLYALAIEQMLSPAPQARPASANVSLRMATSIFTPNRSDASRELDLPVNAGVPDYLQLASEPVWQPSGPPAAAADPAREYPAVIEDEPGPAGLDPVRLSDIPDERPSSVRPDSP from the coding sequence ATGAACCGGAACGGTTTCGCCGTTTGGATCCTGGCACTGGCGTTTAGTGGCGCCGGGGCTGCCTGTACCTGGGGATCCCGCGAATCTTCCACGCACGAAACGCCTTCCACGGCTTCCGAGGCGTTCGAGCAGATCCGGCACGCCGTTATCGCCGGCAAATATGGTCTTGCCGAGCAGCTTCTCGATGCCAACTCTTCCCGTTTTGACGATCCCACGACACGCGACCGGATCCATTTCATGCGTGGCTGGATTGCGCTTTCACAGCGGAACTACCCGGAAGCCCGGCGCTGGTTTGAACGTATCCGGGATACCAACACGACTCTTCAGCCGATCGCCCTGTATTTCCGGGCCCAGAGCCATTCTCTGGCCGAAGATCATGAGCATGCGGCCGAACTCTACGAACGGCTGATCGACAGCTTCCCCGGCAGCCGGCGGGCGATCGAGGCCAGATTCAATCTTGCCAACGTCTATTTCCGCAAGGGCCGCTTCGAGGACGCCATCCAGCTCTATGAGATCATGCAGCGGAATCCCAACCTGCAGGGTGAGCTGTACCTGGCAAACCGCCCGCAGGTTCTGCTGAATCAGGCTGATTCACTCGCGGCCCTAGGCCGCGGACTCGAAGCCCTTTCCCGTTACGAGACGCTTTACTATGACTTCCCCCTGACGCCCGAGGCTGACCAGTCATCCGGCCGGATCGTCAGTATCCGGAACGAGCTGGGCGAGCCGCCGTTTTCAGCAAATCCTTCCCGGACACTTGCTCGGGCCCGCCAGCTTGCCGACAACAACCGCTCCCGGCAGGCCGTCCAGGAACTGGAAGCCGTACTGCCTGCGCTCAGGGAGCGCGGCGAGCGAAGCTGGTTCGACGGACTGCTGGCACTTGGCCGTGCGCTGGAACGGGACCGGCGTTTTCCCGAAGCCCGGAATGCCTACCGGCAGGCCCTCGCCATACCGGGACAGAACACGGCGCCGGTACGCCTGCGTATGGCACACGCAACGGTGAGGACCAGTGAAATGCAGGGGATCGAAATGTTCCTCGGCATCGCACGGGATTTCACCGACCCTGCCGTGGCTGGCGAGGCCCTGTATCACGCAGCCCGTTTCCACCATGTCGCCCCGCGGATTGCGGAGGCGAAGTCCCTATACGAGCAGATCAACGCCCGGTTTCCCAAATCGGACTGGGCCCATGCAGCCCGGTTCCAGCTCGGGTGGCTGGACTATCTGGCCGGTGACTACCCCTCCGCGATCGCCTGGTTCGAAAAGACAAACGAGGGCCGCACCAGCGGCGAAGAGTACGAACGCGCCTTTTACTGGCAGGCACGCGCACTCGAAAAGACCGGCCGCACGGACGAGGCGGACGCAATCTATTCCCGCCTGTGGAACGGACAGAACTGGCACTACTATGGCGCGCTGGCCCGGGGACGACTGGACCGTCTCCCGGCAGACCGCATCTTCGCGCAGATGCTTCCCGAAGACGGACAGCCGCTGCCGCTTGCTCCGGCTCCGCTCCGTCAGGAGCCGGAACTGGCGCAGCTTGCGCTGGCATTCAGCGGCCTCCGGCGTGAATCGGTCCTGACGGCGATGGAACTGCTCGTCCTGGGACTTACCAGCGAAGCCGGAGACGAGCTGGACTTCGTCGCCCAGGGTAATCCTCCGGGCGAGCAGGTGAGCCGCCTCCTGCCGCTGCTCGAAGAAGCCGGGGACTACCGGCGCCTTCGCACCTGGGGATGGAACTCCCTCGGCAAGCCCTCGGTGCCCGAGATCGCCAATGTCCGGAGCTGGCGCGCCCTCTACCCGCGGGCTTACCTGGAGCCAGTCAACGCGATGGCCCAGAAGAACGCCTTGGATGCGCGGTTCATACTGGCCATCATCCGGGAGGAGTCGGCTTATGATCCGATGGCCGCTTCTCCTGCCAACGCCCACGGCCTGATGCAGCTCATTCCCGAGACAGCGAACCAGGTGGCGAAGTCCCTGAAACTGGGCAAGGTTGACCTGAACGGACTCAGGACTCCGGATCAGAACATCCTGCTCGGAAGCACCTATCTGCGCCAGCTCATCCGCGAATTCGACGGGAATGTCGTATATGCCGTCGCCAGCTACAACGGAGGCCCGCACAATCTCCGGCGCTGGCATGAGCGGTTCGGCAACCTGGAAGCCGACGAATTCACCGAGGAGATACCGTTCCGGGAAACCCGGAACTACGTGAAAAAGATCTTCAAGAGCTGGTCGAACTACCGGCTATTGTACGGTCCCGATGGCGAGCGGCTGTATGCCCTCGCCATTGAGCAGATGCTGTCGCCGGCACCACAGGCGCGTCCTGCTTCCGCCAATGTTTCTCTCCGCATGGCAACCAGCATCTTCACTCCGAACCGGAGCGATGCCAGCCGGGAACTCGACCTACCTGTCAATGCTGGAGTTCCGGACTATTTGCAGCTGGCCAGCGAACCGGTATGGCAGCCATCCGGGCCGCCGGCTGCGGCAGCCGATCCGGCCAGAGAATACCCGGCCGTCATCGAGGATGAGCCCGGCCCTGCCGGCCTGGACCCTGTCCGGCTCTCCGACATTCCCGATGAACGGCCCTCATCTGTTCGCCCGGATTCGCCCTGA
- a CDS encoding response regulator, protein MAKRVLLVDDSVTTAKQLESIIVGLNGFEIVGHAKNGAEAVKMYKSLTPDIVCMDIVMPLMDGLQATRAILQLDQNAKVVMISSLGGVGDKVVEALKVGAKDVIAKPFEPEKIKQTLTSL, encoded by the coding sequence ATGGCAAAACGGGTTCTGCTGGTGGACGATTCCGTCACCACCGCGAAACAGCTTGAAAGCATCATTGTCGGCCTGAACGGCTTTGAAATAGTCGGGCATGCCAAAAACGGCGCCGAGGCGGTGAAGATGTACAAGTCCCTGACCCCGGACATCGTGTGCATGGATATCGTCATGCCGCTGATGGACGGACTCCAGGCGACCCGGGCCATCCTGCAACTGGACCAGAACGCCAAGGTCGTGATGATCTCGTCACTGGGCGGCGTGGGCGACAAGGTGGTCGAAGCGCTCAAGGTGGGCGCCAAGGACGTGATTGCCAAGCCGTTCGAGCCCGAGAAGATAAAGCAGACGCTGACGTCGCTGTAA
- a CDS encoding GMC family oxidoreductase, translating to MPGRLLESRHVHGPLEIEADVAICGSGAGGAVMAAELAEGGLKVVVLEEGSYHPTAEISANAPEMVRKFYRDAGTSVIVGKPNVIFAEGRCVGGSTVINGGMCWRTPERVLRRWHLELGLRGFSAADTAGYFERVEKSINVARQDPDTISAHDMALKKGADRLGYRTQWNTRNQLHCTGTNNCAFGCPSGGKQAMTVSYLPRAMSRGATILADTKVSSIWIEKGTAVGFRAVAIDPVTGRPRFPVNVRARTTVLAAGATQTPVILQRQGICNSSGQVGLNFTCHPNAKVVAVMDRDIYGWKGVHQAVQVHEFLDEGLIFAAVFVPPALLAMSMPFVGDAMLEFLENINRMVISGVLVEDTTTGRVRPGPMGSALMTYQIDPAGFGRVLRGMALCSEMLFASGARRVYLPIHGLPWIDSADDINRIYQTGIRPEDVELLTVHAMSTCRMAADPRWGVVGPTGETWDVKNLFIADGSIVPTPVGLNPQETIMMLVTRQADFILTEWGKLRRAA from the coding sequence ATGCCCGGACGGCTGCTCGAATCCCGGCACGTGCACGGACCGCTCGAAATCGAGGCGGATGTCGCCATCTGCGGTTCCGGTGCTGGCGGTGCCGTCATGGCCGCCGAACTGGCCGAGGGCGGGCTCAAGGTAGTAGTGCTGGAAGAGGGCAGCTACCACCCAACGGCCGAGATCAGTGCCAATGCACCGGAAATGGTGCGCAAGTTCTACCGCGATGCAGGCACGTCGGTCATCGTCGGCAAGCCCAACGTCATCTTTGCCGAAGGCCGGTGCGTGGGCGGGTCCACCGTAATCAATGGGGGCATGTGCTGGCGGACTCCGGAACGTGTTCTCCGCCGCTGGCATCTGGAATTGGGCCTCCGGGGTTTCAGTGCGGCGGATACGGCAGGATATTTCGAGCGGGTCGAAAAGAGCATCAACGTGGCCCGGCAGGATCCGGACACCATCAGCGCGCACGATATGGCGCTGAAGAAGGGTGCGGACCGCCTCGGCTACCGGACCCAGTGGAATACGCGGAACCAGCTTCACTGTACCGGCACCAACAACTGCGCCTTCGGCTGCCCATCGGGCGGCAAGCAGGCGATGACGGTGAGCTATCTCCCGAGGGCCATGAGCCGGGGTGCGACCATTCTCGCCGACACGAAGGTAAGCAGCATCTGGATCGAAAAGGGAACGGCGGTGGGGTTCCGGGCCGTTGCCATTGATCCAGTCACGGGCCGCCCGCGCTTTCCGGTCAATGTCCGGGCCCGGACGACGGTGCTGGCGGCCGGAGCAACGCAGACACCGGTCATCCTCCAGCGGCAGGGCATCTGCAACTCGTCCGGGCAGGTCGGCCTCAACTTTACCTGTCATCCGAATGCCAAGGTCGTGGCTGTCATGGACCGCGATATCTATGGATGGAAGGGTGTTCATCAGGCGGTGCAGGTCCATGAGTTTCTGGACGAGGGGCTGATCTTCGCCGCGGTCTTTGTTCCCCCCGCGCTTCTCGCCATGAGCATGCCGTTCGTGGGGGATGCCATGCTGGAGTTCCTTGAGAACATCAACCGCATGGTGATTTCCGGCGTGCTGGTGGAAGACACCACCACAGGGCGTGTCAGGCCAGGACCGATGGGATCAGCGCTCATGACCTACCAGATTGATCCTGCCGGGTTCGGCCGCGTTCTGAGAGGAATGGCCCTTTGCTCGGAGATGCTGTTCGCCTCAGGGGCGAGGCGGGTATACCTGCCCATCCACGGCCTGCCCTGGATTGACAGCGCCGACGACATCAACCGCATCTACCAGACCGGCATCAGGCCCGAGGATGTGGAACTGCTTACCGTTCATGCGATGAGCACCTGCCGGATGGCAGCCGACCCGCGGTGGGGCGTTGTCGGTCCCACGGGCGAGACCTGGGACGTGAAAAACCTGTTCATTGCCGATGGTTCCATAGTGCCAACCCCGGTGGGCCTGAACCCCCAGGAAACGATCATGATGCTGGTCACGCGCCAGGCCGATTTCATCCTGACCGAGTGGGGCAAGCTCCGGAGGGCGGCATGA
- a CDS encoding chemotaxis protein CheX — MGVKFFGQFLLEQKIISAPQLVEAVEYQQAQNLKLGDYAVKKGYLTREQSAQINRLQQQKDLKFGQAAVDLNLLTAKQVDELLLMQQNDHIYLGDAVVLKGFAARDVVDKALAAFKEDQKVYDTAGGIPVPSELQVTDTVRVFVDMTQKMLLRMGGVETKVMGNEWITGSVMPPGKASLIRFEGGIRTSYILGLPEAVTATIGLKLLGSMFDPNDPVALQDSVQEFCNIVTGNVVARLAQMGVRSEILPPDVISGPISLGTGRALKYNLATPDGHQVLLALVL; from the coding sequence GTGGGAGTGAAGTTTTTCGGACAGTTCCTGCTGGAGCAGAAGATCATCAGCGCTCCGCAGCTTGTCGAGGCGGTGGAGTATCAGCAGGCGCAGAACCTGAAGCTCGGCGACTACGCCGTGAAGAAGGGCTACCTCACCAGGGAGCAGTCGGCCCAGATCAACCGGCTGCAGCAGCAGAAGGATCTCAAGTTCGGCCAGGCCGCCGTTGATCTGAACCTCCTGACGGCGAAGCAGGTGGATGAGCTTCTGCTGATGCAGCAGAATGACCATATCTATCTCGGCGATGCAGTCGTTCTGAAGGGCTTTGCGGCGCGTGACGTCGTGGACAAGGCGCTCGCGGCGTTCAAGGAAGACCAGAAGGTCTACGACACGGCGGGCGGCATCCCGGTCCCGAGCGAACTCCAGGTTACCGATACCGTGCGGGTATTTGTGGACATGACGCAGAAGATGCTGCTCCGCATGGGCGGCGTCGAAACCAAGGTGATGGGGAACGAGTGGATCACCGGTTCGGTCATGCCGCCCGGAAAGGCGTCCCTGATCCGGTTCGAGGGCGGGATCAGGACGTCATACATACTCGGCCTTCCTGAAGCCGTAACTGCCACGATCGGCCTCAAGCTGCTCGGCAGCATGTTCGACCCGAATGATCCGGTGGCGCTTCAGGATTCGGTCCAGGAGTTCTGCAACATTGTCACAGGCAACGTGGTGGCCCGCCTCGCCCAGATGGGCGTGCGCTCCGAAATACTGCCGCCAGATGTGATATCCGGACCGATTTCGCTGGGCACGGGACGCGCCCTCAAATACAACCTGGCGACGCCGGACGGCCACCAGGTCCTGCTCGCACTGGTGCTTTAG